In Dioscorea cayenensis subsp. rotundata cultivar TDr96_F1 chromosome 9, TDr96_F1_v2_PseudoChromosome.rev07_lg8_w22 25.fasta, whole genome shotgun sequence, a genomic segment contains:
- the LOC120269347 gene encoding 40S ribosomal protein S11-like — protein sequence MAEQTEKAYLKQSKVFLCSKKSGKGKRPGKGGNRFWKTIGLGFKTPREAVEGTYIDKKCPFTGNVSIRGRILAGTCHSAKMYRTIIVRRNYLHYVKKYQRYEKRHSNIAAHISPCFRVKEGDHVIIGQCRPLAKTVRFNVLKVIPAGSTGGGGKKAFTAV from the exons ATGGCGGAGCAG ACAGAGAAGGCGTACTTGAAGCAATCGAAGGTCTTCCTTTG TTCGAAGAAGTCTGGGAAGGGGAAGAGGCCTGGAAAGGGTGGTAATCGGTTCTGGAAGACCATTGGCCTTGGGTTCAAGACTCCGAGGGAAGCCGTTGAAG GCACTTACATTGATAAGAAATGCCCATTCACCGGAAATGTTTCAATTAGGGGTCGCATCTTGGCTGGGACATGTCACAGTGCGAAGATGTACAGGACCATCATTGTCCGCCGAAATTATCTTCACTATGTGAAGAAATATCAAAG GTATGAGAAGAGGCATTCAAATATTGCTGCACACATATCACCATGCTTCCGTGTGAAGGAAGGAGATCATGTGATCATCGGCCAGTGCAG GCCATTGGCCAAGACAGTGCGGTTCAATGTTCTGAAGGTCATTCCAGCTGGATCAACTGGCGGAGGGGGGAAGAAGGCTTTCACTGCAGTCTGA